Proteins encoded together in one Pontiella desulfatans window:
- a CDS encoding LamG domain-containing protein produces the protein MRDLGRKFTLCLVASAAGLTALAGSEQHLISHYGFESLAGGKTPSAMSGSKLSVPRDGELKGLFDSVAGQSISFSKMSAPITVGDAAQSGPLSFAFWVKTDDLAGEVVICSDSKGAWALQHSNEGLVLEAQKGSAKTRLNADYFLTAGKWSHVAIVLSGTQADLYVNSRLRGSLDAVARSSRIQFGAAGAAAISFDELRLYNRAIGAPVLAEVYEQERYDIFGDEYSRFALQSHLDRALFCQAIYMRPFQDDIFRMFGNVQPRMLLAAVGMWGHVDQFDEAYLQKVRQFCDRMNEINPDTLVGGATFLDTVSRRVLPTITIPDYVFEAFDLPIPAEPRTFNFSEAVLVDNARNDLGLPDMSKKEAQLWLFYASCEQIKAGADMIHIGILSGSTKKDKGKRALADTVRRIRAYCDPISRKGKILISSGNCVNRNGMNGAVSDGKLVCDFAWFASTPREVPDSKWQCEYVKGHSHAGFGRMAAGFHPGGWDSPHLPWVAHLDTTRVPNMEIGVPHLDSWFPWGLTEIRWFSNTLTKEERNAWLRYMTYRVKELDPFCSAMMPAALVRPGDPGPYYMNTPNQANEFKGYDQEEFVKQLWGEVEFGYNREPITVPSISPDKDYGTDMGAEYEAEKLKSYLDRKRERLPILTTLDLNDEQVLAYLKFMQQDNLTPKKVDRFMADLLSAEQMKIYQTLNVKKVINVGAGH, from the coding sequence ATGAGAGATCTTGGAAGAAAATTTACGTTGTGTCTGGTCGCATCTGCGGCGGGGCTGACCGCTCTGGCGGGCAGTGAACAGCATCTTATTTCGCATTACGGGTTTGAGTCTCTTGCTGGAGGGAAAACCCCCAGTGCGATGAGCGGCAGCAAGCTGTCCGTTCCTCGCGATGGGGAGCTGAAAGGGCTTTTTGACAGTGTGGCGGGGCAGAGTATCTCTTTTTCCAAAATGAGTGCGCCGATCACCGTAGGCGATGCGGCGCAATCCGGGCCGCTGTCGTTCGCGTTCTGGGTGAAGACAGATGACCTCGCCGGCGAGGTCGTGATCTGCTCGGATTCCAAGGGCGCGTGGGCGCTGCAACACTCCAATGAAGGCCTCGTTCTGGAGGCGCAGAAGGGGAGCGCGAAGACGCGTCTGAATGCGGATTATTTCTTAACGGCGGGGAAGTGGTCGCATGTGGCGATTGTTTTATCCGGAACGCAGGCCGATCTTTATGTGAATAGCAGATTGAGAGGCTCGCTGGATGCGGTCGCTCGGTCGTCGCGGATTCAGTTTGGCGCAGCCGGTGCGGCCGCGATTTCTTTTGATGAGTTGCGACTCTATAATCGCGCGATCGGTGCGCCTGTGCTGGCGGAGGTCTATGAACAGGAGCGCTATGACATTTTTGGCGACGAGTACAGTCGGTTTGCGTTGCAAAGTCATTTAGACCGGGCGCTGTTTTGTCAGGCGATTTATATGCGCCCGTTTCAAGATGATATTTTCCGCATGTTCGGCAATGTACAGCCGCGGATGCTACTGGCGGCCGTCGGTATGTGGGGCCACGTCGACCAGTTTGACGAGGCGTACCTGCAGAAGGTGCGTCAGTTCTGCGACCGGATGAATGAGATTAATCCAGATACGCTGGTTGGCGGGGCGACTTTTCTGGATACGGTTTCGCGCAGGGTGCTCCCCACGATCACGATTCCGGATTATGTGTTTGAAGCCTTTGACCTGCCGATTCCGGCGGAACCACGGACCTTTAATTTTTCCGAAGCGGTGCTGGTGGATAATGCACGCAATGATCTTGGCCTGCCCGATATGAGCAAAAAGGAGGCGCAGTTGTGGCTGTTTTACGCCTCTTGTGAGCAGATCAAAGCCGGGGCGGATATGATTCATATCGGGATTCTGTCCGGTTCCACCAAGAAAGATAAAGGTAAAAGGGCTCTGGCGGATACCGTTCGGCGGATTCGGGCGTACTGCGACCCGATTTCCCGCAAAGGAAAAATCCTGATTTCATCCGGCAATTGTGTGAATCGTAATGGAATGAATGGGGCGGTCTCTGACGGCAAGCTGGTTTGTGATTTCGCCTGGTTTGCCAGTACCCCGAGAGAGGTTCCGGACTCCAAGTGGCAGTGCGAGTATGTGAAAGGGCATTCTCATGCCGGCTTCGGTCGGATGGCTGCCGGGTTTCATCCGGGCGGCTGGGATAGTCCACATCTTCCGTGGGTGGCCCATCTGGATACAACGCGCGTTCCGAACATGGAAATCGGAGTGCCGCATCTCGACAGCTGGTTCCCATGGGGCCTGACGGAAATCCGCTGGTTTTCCAATACGCTCACGAAAGAGGAACGCAATGCCTGGCTGCGGTATATGACCTATCGGGTGAAAGAGCTCGATCCGTTCTGTTCGGCCATGATGCCGGCGGCGCTGGTTCGTCCCGGCGATCCGGGACCCTACTATATGAATACGCCGAATCAGGCGAATGAATTTAAGGGGTATGATCAAGAGGAGTTCGTGAAGCAGCTCTGGGGCGAGGTGGAGTTCGGGTATAACCGCGAGCCGATCACCGTCCCGTCCATTTCCCCGGATAAAGATTATGGGACCGATATGGGGGCTGAGTATGAGGCCGAGAAGCTCAAGAGCTACCTCGACCGGAAGCGGGAACGCCTTCCAATTCTGACCACACTGGATCTGAATGATGAGCAGGTGCTGGCTTATCTGAAGTTTATGCAGCAGGACAACCTGACCCCGAAAAAAGTGGACCGGTTTATGGCTGATTTGCTGAGTGCTGAGCAGATGAAAATCTATCAGACGCTGAATGTGAAGAAGGTTATCAACGTTGGTGCCGGGCATTAG